CCGTTTTCCTCTGCGTGTGTGTTGAGGGGGCCTAAAACCAATAAGCTAGTTAAAACAGATGATAACAAATTATTTCTCTGAAAGAACATAATAAACCAAAAAAATATAGAAAACCTTTCTTTAATAATAGCTTTTGAAAATTAAATTTTTAATTTCTTTTTTTATAAAGAATTTATTAAAAAGGGCTTGTCAACTATCGATAGACTCTGTAATAATCCGCGTTCTTCTTAGGATTTTTTTCAAGGTCGTCTCATGAATGCTTCTCAACGCTTTAACGATAAGAAAGTTGCTATCCTCCCCGCTCGATGGGGAAGTTCTAGATTCCCGGGGAAACCCTTAGCGGAAATCGCAGGAAAGTCTTTAATAAGAAGAACTTACGAAAGTATTTCCTCTTCGAAAAAACTCGATAGAGTTATTGTTGCTACTGATGATAAAAGAATCTATGATCATGTGTTAGAGTTTGGTGGTCAGTGTGTTATGACTTCAGAGTCGTGTTCCAATGGCACTGAACGTGTGGGAGAAGCTGCGCGTCTGTTCTGTCCCGAAGCAGAAATTATTGTAAATGTCCAAGGCGATGAGCCGTGTATGCCCTCCTACGTTATAGATAAAATGATAGAAGAAATGGAATTACGTCCAGAGGTTCAGATCGTAACCCCGGTGTCTGTAGGACACGATGAAGAAGAGATTTTTACCGAAAGAAAGGTCAAGTGTGTTTTTGATCAGAATGGAAGGGCCTTGTACTTCAGTCGAAGTCTTATTCCCAGCCAGTTTAAAGTGAAAGCGGATATTTACATTCACCTAGGGGTATACGCCTTTAGAAGAGATTCTTTAGAGACTTATTTAAAACTGCCTAAAACTCCTTTAAGCCTTTCAGAAGATCTCGAACAATTAAGGATCCTTGAAAGCGGCGGTAGTGTGCACGTATGCATGTCTGACGTAAAACCTCCTTCTGTAGATTACCCTGAAGATATCAAAAAAGTAGAGAATTATTTGTTATGTCATTTAAATGCTTGTTCTTAACGGGAGGAGTAGTCTCTTCTCTGGGGAAAGGATTAACCGCAGCGTCTTTGGCTTTGTTGCTAGAGCGTCACGGACTCTCCGTTTCTATGTTGAAGTTGGATCCATACTTAAACGTAGACCCCGGAACTATGAATCCCTTTGAACATGGGGAAATCTATGTCACTGACGATGGAGCCGAGACAGACTTAGACTTAGGTCATTATTACCGGTTTTCTTCGGTGAATCTTTCTAAGCTGTCTACTGCTACCTCTGGTCAAATTTACGCTAGGGTCATTAAGAAAGAGCGAGAAGGGCGTTATTTGGGAAGCACTGTTCAGGTCGTCCCCCACATTACTAATGAAATCAAGGAAGTCATAAGAAGTTGTGTAGGAGACCAGAAACCCGATATCGTTATCGTAGAAATCGGAGGAACGGTTGGAGATATAGAGTCCCTCCCATTTCTGGAAGCTATTAGACAGTTCCGCTACGAAAATGCTCAAGACTGCCTAAATTTTCATATGACATATGTCCCCTACCTCAAAGCTTCTGGCGAAATTAAAAGTAAGCCCACTCAGCACTCCGTACAGACTTTAAGGGGGATAGGCGTTATTCCTGATGCCATATTATGTAGGTCTGAAGTGGCTTTATCTGGAGATCTTAAACGAAAAATAAGCCTGTTTTGTAGCGTTCCAGAGGAAGCTGTTTTTAACATTCCTGATGTAGAAGCTTCCGTATATGAACTCCCCTTAATCTTGGATGAAGAGTCTATTGCTCAGTTTGTTATGAGTCGGTTAGGCTTCTCCTCTGGTGATAGGAAAAATAATCTTGATGATTGGAAAAAATTAGTCAGTGTTCTGAAATCTCCTAAAGATAAGATCTCTGTCGGTGTCGTGGGTAAGTATTTACAACATAAAGATGCTTACAAGTCTATCTTTGAGTCTCTTTCTCATGCAGCAGCAGGTCTTGATTGCACCGCGGAAATAGTCCCTGTAGATGCCGACAAATTTGATGAGTCCAGCTTGAGAGATTGTCAAGCTTGTCTAGTGCCTGGAGGCTTTGGTAATAGAGGTTGGGAGGGGAAAATTCTTGCAGCAAAGTATTGCAGGGAGCATAACCTCCCCTATTTTGGCATTTGTTTAGGTCTTCAGGTAATGGTTGTTGAGTTTGCAAGAAATGTCCTTGGGTTAAAAGATGCTGATTCGTTAGAAATGAATCCCCAAACCCCACACCCAGTGGTCTGTATCATGGATGAACAAAATCAGATCGTTGATAAAGGGGGTACTATGAGACTAGGAGCTTACCCCTGTGTCTTAGAAGAGGGATCCAAAGTTCTTGCCGCATATGGGTATGAAAATATTTCTGAAAGGCATAGGCATCGTTATGAAGTCAATAACCTCTATGAAGAGCAATTCTCCAAAGCCGGGTTGCGTACTGTAGGGAAGTTTCTTCCTCAGGGACTGTGTGAGATCATGGAGTTAGAAAATCACAACTGGATGATAGGAGTACAATTTCACCCCGAATTTAAATCAAAGCTAGTAGCCCCTCATCCGCTCTTCAAAGCTTTTATTTCAAAAGCAATGAGTATCAGAGCTCGGTCATAAGATGGACGAAAGTCAAAGATCCTTTTTATGTTTAGATTATGGTAAAAAGCGTGTGGGCGTAGCAGTTGCTATGCCTCCCCTCTACGTCGTTTTGCCTTTGGGCAATATCGAAACCAAAAGAAGTATGGAAGATACTGCTAAAGAGGTTTTATCTTTGGTCGAAGCACGAAACATCACTTGCGTGGTTATAGGAAACCCTCTCCACCTAAAAGGAGGAGATAGCCTAGGCAGTAACGAAGTTGCTCTTTTTAGAGATGTTTTGGAAAAAGTGCTAGGATTCTCTCCTATTCTTTGGGATGAAAGGCTCTCTTCAGCAGAAGCCGATAGAATGCTAAGGGAAAAAGAGATGAATCGAAAACAAAGGGCTAAGCAAGTAGACTCTGTAGCAGCGTCTCTAATCTTATCAAGTTTTCTCGCTAGTAATGGTTATTCGGTGTACTAAAAAGGAAGGCTTTCTTGAAAACTATTTTACCAAGGGTATGTTATGATGTTTCCTGTTCCTCCTAGGGAGTTCCCAAATGAAATGCCTCCCTGTGTCTTAGTTATTTTTGGAGCTACGGGAGATTTAACAGCAAGAAAACTTCTTCCTGCTTTGTATAACTTATCCAGAGAAAATCAGTTGCCGGATCGCTTCGCTTGCGTAGGCTATGCTCGTAGACCTAAAGATCATGATGTTTTTCGCTCAGAAATGCAAGAAGCTGTGTCTATGTATGGTAATCATAGGGAGTTAGATGTGCATGCCTGGGAAAGGCTGCAGAAGAGGTTGTTCTATCATCAAGGCTTTTTTAACGAAGATAAGGATTACATATCGCTCAAAGATTTTCTGCACCAGCTAGATTCTGAGTTCTTTACCGAGGGCAATAGATTATTCTACCTGTCTACTCCGCCAAGTAATTTTCAAGAGATTATTAAACAGCTTAGGAGCCATGAGCTATTTATTCCTCATAAAGAGCCTTCTTCGTGCTGCTCCAAGAAGTCTTCTTGGACACGAGTGATTATAGAAAAACCTTTCGGTCATGATCTGGAAAGCGCTAAGGAATTGCAGAAGTGCATTGATGATAACTTGTGTGAAACATGTGTGTATCGCATAGATCATTACCTAGGGAAGGAAACGGTACAAAATATTCAATCAATACGTTTTGCTAACAAAATCTTCGAGTCTTGTTGGGCAAAAGAATGTATAGATAACGTCCAAATTACAGTGAGTGAGTCTATAGGGATAGGCTCGAGAGGTAATTTCTTCGAACAGTCAGGAATGTTAAGAGATATGGTGCAAAACCATATGATGCAGCTGTTGTGCTTGTTAACAATGGAACCCCCTACGAGCTTCTCTTCTGAAAGTATCAAAAAAGAAAAAATTCGAGTTTTGAATAATGTCGTCCCTTTTTCGGAAATTCAGTCTCCAACATACCCCGTTGTAAGAGGGCAATACGGGCCGGGTAAGGTCGGTGGAGTATCTGTTAAAGGATATCGACAAGAGGATCTTGTCGCTCCAGACTCTTTGGTAGAAACTTATGTAGCTTTAAAAATGCTTATAGATACTCCACGCTGGCAAGGGGTGCCATTTTACCTGCGAGCAGGTAAACGATTGGAAAAACGTTGTACAGAAATTGCAATAACTTTTAAAAAGCCCATCCACGGGGATTTTTTCTCTAAAGAAAAGTTAGAAAACGATTTATTAATTATTCGTATACAGCCAGACGAAGGGGTTGCTCTGAAATTTAACTGTAAAGTCCCCGGGGTTAGCAATCTCGTCAAACCTGTAAAAATGGATTTCAGATACGATAGCTACTTCAAAACCCAAGCCCCAGAGGCTTATGAGCGCCTTCTGTGTGACTGTATATTGGGAGATAGAACCCTATTCACTGGTAATGATGAAGTAATAGCTTCCTGGGAACTCTTTACTCCCCTACTAGAAAAATGGAGGAATGATCCTTCTGACGCATTGTTCCCTAACTATGTCGCAGGTTCTTCCGGTCCACAATGTGCCGATGCTTTGATGCATGCCGATGGTAGAAGCTGGAGGGTCTTATAGCTAAATATGAGTATCATGGTCAATCTTAATCATGGAAATAGATGGTTGTTAACTAGTAGTGATCAGGAGTTCCTTTCTTTCGCTGTCAGAGATTGGATCTCTTGTGCGAATAAATCCATTGAAAGCAAGGGAAGCTTTTTCGTTGCCCTTTCTGGAGGATCCACTCCTTTGGCTATTTTTTCTGAACTAGTGAAGAAGAAATCTTTGATTGCTGATATTTCGAAGATTTTCTTTTTCTGGGGTGATGAAAGATGTGTTCCCCCAGAGACTGCAGAAAGTAACTACGGAAATGCAATGGCTATTCTCAGAGAATTAGGGGCCCCAGAAGACCATTTCTTTAGGATGAAGGTAGAAAATCCTGAAGGAGATGTCGATTATGAGAAATTATTAACAGAACGTGTTCCCGAAAGTAGCTTTGATTTTATTATGTTGGGTGTGGGAGATGATGGCCATACGGCCTCCTTATTCCCGAAAACGAAGGCTTTGGACGTCAAAGATCGGCTAGTTGTTTTTAATGATGTGCCCCAACATCAAAGTAAGCGAATGACGCTTACTTTCCCTTGCTTGCAGAGAGGGAAGCACAACGTTTTTTATGTAAAAGGTGATGCGAAAAAAGCAGTGGTGAAAAGCATCCTAGAGACCAGCATTCTCTCCAACGAAGAAGCTCTCCTCCGAGAAAAGTTTCCTGCAGAACTTGTTGGAACAGAGAACAACCCCGCCTTCTGGTTTCTAGCTCCAGATACGTATGACTTAGCCGATTACGAGAGGATCCCTCCCGAAAGGAAGCTAGTGCTACCTTAGGAGAGCCTCCTCTTCAGCAAAAGACCTAGACCTCTCCTTTATTAAGCGGAGGCTGCTAGATTAGCCAAACACGGTTGCGGAGCCTTCTCCTCGAGAGCAGAAAAAGCTTCTCTAACAGATAGGGTAAGCAAAACGCATGTGTAGTCAGCACAATTGAGCTCTTCAAGGTCAGGGAGATTGGACTTCCTAACCAGCCAGTATAAACCGATCCCTAGGATAGGAAGCATCAACATAAACGACGGCGTAAAGTGTGCAATATTCACCCTTCCCCATACCCTCTTGTACAAAGTCTCCTTCGAGCAATCACCTTTACAAGTTATCCTGTGCAAAAGCTCTCTGATTATGCCGTAGAGAGTTTTAAGTATGAATATGAGGCTTCCAACAATTCCGCAAATGATCGCCACTATAGGAAAAAGTAAAATATCTATAGCAACAGCAGCTATCCTACCAACTTTTTCTTTAGGGGAAAGATCCTCGTAGTGCTTGTGGTTAGTACAAGCTAGAGAAATATGGGAAAACATTTGTACTTTCCAAGTTTTTTTTTTTAAGATTCTACAGCAAAATAACTTTTTTTTAAACAGAAGCTTCTTTTGTTAAGAAATCTTAATTATCTTTATTAGAAAAAGCGCCAGATTTTTCCAATTCTTCATAGCTTGGAGGAGGCGCTGAGGGAGAAGAACTTTCTTCATAGGGTGGAGCAGAAGGAGTAGGAGCAGGCCCCTGCGACCCTATGAGACTTGTCGATGTGAATTTTTGTGATTGAAAGTACGTGTGGTAGCTAGTTGAAGATGTAGTTTCCTCTGAGTGTGCACAATACGTGGGGCTTTTATTTGATGTTTGAGCCCCCTCCCTAGGTGCTCGTATACCCGAGTCATCGTCCAAAAAATCGAACGCTGAAGATAGTCTAAAGTTTGATATTGTTTCCGGGGTTTGTTTCGCCATCAGGTAAAAGCAAAGTGATTTTTCTATGTTCTCTGCAGAGCGTTTTCTCGCCCTCCTTTCTAATATTAGCAGAGGAAGATAGAAAATACTTACTAGCCCTATTAATGAAAGGCCCACTATCGTTAGACATGATAAAACTCCGCCAAGGTATACAGACGACGTCGCTGCCAGAATAGAAGCTGCAAGAATCAAAATTAAGCCTGCGCTAAGAACTAAATCTAAGATTCCAAACATCAGTTTAATGCGCATATAAGATTTTTCGGCCTTATATGCCTCCTTAGCAGAAGCTACCAACAGGGCTTGTTGATTGCGAGTATCTCTTATGGATGCTGCGCTACTCATAATAAAGTTGAGAAGCTTTCTGGACCTTTCCACAGATTTTGCGAACAAGACTATATTTCTGACACCCAAAATGGTGGAGGAAAAGAGAAGGACAACAGCAATTATAATGGCGAAAACTCTGTTAGGCTCCACAGATTCAGAATCATCATAGCGTCTTCTTGGGCAGTTAAAAAACAAGTCAAAGACACATCGTGAACACAAATCTATATTGTACCAGTTATACATGAGTAACGGTATGTCACCGTCTACCTGGTCCCCTCCTCCAGAAAATCTTGGAGCCTCTTGAAAGCCTATCCGGGTGACCAGGGATTCTAGATCCCGAGTAGCGCGAGGACTCGAGGGATTTGTCAAATTCCTCTGCACGCGTCTTGCATCAGAACAAACTACAAACTCATCCGAAAGAAAGGCCCCCGAACCAGAAGAAGTCGATTCCGCCCCTAATAAGGCCAGGATAGAAGACTGAATCTCAGTATCTAGATTATTTAACGGCTCCATGCCCAAATATTTTACAGGAGTTGCTTTTAAAAAAATAAAAGAAAAAACAAATGTCCTGACTAAATTTGAGAATGAGGGGTATCTTTAATTTTCTAAATCAGAGTAGCTTGGTGGCGGAGAGCCTGCTCCCCACCCCTCCCATGAACCCGCATGACCTTTGGGACCTTTGATTAAGAGTTTCTTTACAAAGTTCTCGTCCTCTTCGAAAGAAAGTAGGTCTGGAGTAATGTTCAGATGAGCCAAGGATATTGGCGTCTGTTTTGCTAGTAAATAAAAACAGAGAGCCTTTTCCAGATGACCAGATACTTTTCTTTTGGCATAGCTTTCTAAAAGCAGAAGAGGGAGATAGAATACAGCAGCTGTACAGGCTATGGATAAGCCAATCACTGTAAGATGAGATACTACACCACACATACATGCTACTGAAAACAAAGCTAATACGGGCTGTACTAAACAAAGAACTATGCCAACAAAGAACACCACCTCCAAAAGCCCAAAAAGCAGCTTGATTCGAGAGTAAGCTTTCTCTGCTTGGTAAGCTTTTTGGGCTGCAGAAACCATAGCGGCTCTCTGCGGGCTTAAAATGCTCCTACCCCTTGTCTGACTCGAGATAAAATCAAGAAGGGCTTTAGAACGTTCTCGAGACTTCGCTAAAAGAATAAGATGCCTGACCCCACAGACAATTGAAACAAATAAGAGCATTATCGCTATGATGTGCGATATGCATCTCCCACAGGCAGTGCCTGTAAGTTGCTCCATAGGGAGGAAAAGATCTGCACATATAGCAAGAAGGCTCACTCGGTAGAAATCCTGCAGGTATACAGCTTCAGTCTCAGATAAATCATGAGACTTGAAAGTTGGAGAGGTTCCCGCTCCTATTCGATGAAGTAAAGACAGAAGGTCCCTCGTCGCGTCAACACTAAGAGGATTTTCTAAGCTTTCAATGACTCTTTGATTATCAGAGCACTTGATAAACTTCTCAATCAAGCAAGAAGTCGATCCAGAGTCCACCGCGTTGGCGCCTATCAGTGCAAGGATAGAAGACTGTATAGAAAAATCAGAAACTTCTGCAGATCCCATGACGAAAGATCTCCCTTTGTCTAAATGAGAGCGGAGAGTCTACATCTTTCTTTTTTTTTGTTAAATTTTTTGTTAGAAGAAATAGTCAAGGATTCTCTTGACAAAAGAGATCTTGTGCTTGAAACTCCCTTCTTTATTCGGGAGGTTTATGTCAGAAAGCAAAGTAGTTATTTTAATGGGGCCCCCAGGGTGTGGTAAAGGCACTCAGTCTTCAAGAATTTCTCAGAAAACAGGAAAACCCCATATAAGTTCAGGCAATTTATTTCGAGAGAATATAGCCAATTCTACTCCCCTAGGGGAAAAAGTTGCAGAGTGCATTTCAAAAGGACTTCTGGTCCCCGATGATCTAGTGATTTCCATGATTGAACAGCGAGTTAATGAACCTGACTGTAAAGACGGGTACATTATTGATGGCTTCCCTCGAACAGTTAGGCAGGCAGAACAATTTTCTCAATCACTGCTTATCAAAGGTTGCTCTTTTATTGTTCTAAACATAAAAATCTCCGACCAAGAAGTATATGATAGGTTGACGTCTAGAATTACTTGCTCCTCTTGTGGACAAACTTTCAAAAAAGGATCTTTTTCTACTGAGAATAATTGTCCTGTTTGTCAAGGAGCTCTCGTCATCAGAAAAGATGATAATGCTGAAGTTATCAAACAGCGCTTGAAAACCTATCAAGAAGAAACGTTCCCCATCATAGCTTTTTATGCAACAACGGGAAGACTTGTGGAGATAGATGGTTCGGGAGATGAAGAAGAGGTATTTTCAGAAGTACTAAAAAATTTGTAAACGCAAAGTTCCCTTATCGCGGAAACAAATTTTTATCCGTTAATACCCTTCTTTGGTAAAATGCTCCCCTAAGGATTTTCTTTTCAATGGAGGAGCTTTGTCTTCTTTGTCTATTGTTGACCTTGTTCAGAGTTTTTATCCGGAAGCCTCTAAGACTTCTATAAAGGAATGGATAAGGCTTGGAAGAGTTTCCGTCGGCGGAGAGATAGTCTCCGAGTTCTCTAAAACCTTCAGCGAAGAAGACAAGGTTTCTTTACTCCCCCTTCGTAAAGAAAAAATTGTAAATGGTATAAAAATTCTTTACGAAGATAGAAGTTTCGTAGCTATTAATAAACCTCCTCAGATGTTGAGCGTGCCTACAGAAAACGGCGGAAACAATGCTCTAGCTCTACTACGACATCATTATCAAACTTCAGGAATATTTCCTGTTCACAGAATAGATAGAGATACTTCTGGACTAATGATTTTTGCTAAAGGTGTTCGGGCTAAAGAACAGTTTTCCTTGCTTTTTGAAAAACACGATATATTACGTTATTACATAGCTATTCTGGATGGGAAGTTACAAACGAAGAAGACTCGTTTTGAAAGCTATCTTAAGGAGTTGGAATCGTATAGAGTCGTCTCTGTAACACCAAAAACAGAAGGAGCTAAAAAAGCCGTAACACATATCAAAGTTCTAAAGGAGTCTAAAAATTTCTCTTATGTACTAGCTCAGCTAGAAACAGGAAGAAAGCATCAAATTCGAGTTCATTGTGCAGAAGCTGGATGTCCTGTGGTTGGGGATTCCGTATACGGGAAAAGAGAATCTGTAAGTTCTAAGAAAATGCTGTTGCACGCATTGTCTCTTTCTTTTATTCATCCTTTCAAGAAAATACCTATGAACTTAAGGGTGCCCATTCCTCAATATTTCTCTCGGCTAGGGTTCCCTGACCCTTATCAGCACTTGAACTCATTGTAATAGTGGAGATGGTGTATGGAGCGATTTGTTGTCGCTGCCTCACTCTTTGAGCTCTTTTCCCACAAAGAGGGCCTAGAAACCCAACTGGTATTTGGAGAAGTTTTAGACTCTTCTTCTCCTAAGCCTCCTATGCGTCCTGTTTATCGAGCTTTGGAGCAGGAAACAGTGGTAAAGGGAGAGTTTATTCCCTACCCAGGGTATCACGCTTTTAGTCGAGATTTTTCAGAGTTCAGCCCCTTTTTTCTCAACCTCATCCCTATGGAACCAACATACAGGCCAAACGTTGTTGTAAAAACCTTAGATGCTCGGTTATTACCTTGGAATATCCCTCTCCCCTACGGGACCTATTTACAGTGTGATTTTTTTGGAAACGTCTCCTTACCTTTTTCTAAGGAAATTTTTGATCCATCGTATCGAAAAATCTTATCCAAAGCCTATTGCTCTCCCAAATGTGTAGCCCCTATTCCCAGAAAGCTCGATGTTCATGAATTATTAAAAGATGCTTATCAAATGCTAGGAATACCTTACCTATATGGAGGTAGAACAGCTTTTTCCACGACCTCTAGGTCTATGGGTATAGATTGTTCTGGGTTTGTTAATCTGCTTTTTAGGGCTCAAGGGATTTTTTTCCCCAGGAACGCTTCCGATCAACATAATTACTGCACGCCAGTTTCTTCCTTCAATTTGCTTCCTGTCGGAGGGCTTATCTTTCTTGAAGAAGAAGGAATATTAAATCATGTTATGATTAAATCTATAAATAATGAAATCATACATGCTTCACTTAGCGTCGGGTGCGTAAACGTTATTAAAGAAAAAAAATCTTTTCTTGTGGACGGTAATAGGATGTTATTACTTTGCAAAAAACAAGGCAAAGACATTTGGAAGGCGTACGAAGCCTTTTATGGCGTTCCAAAAAACAATAAAAAAGCCGAAGAACTTGTCTGAAAGTCTTCGGCCTTTTGAACACACCAACGAGATTTTGAACTTAACGTTTGGAGAATTGGAAACTCTTTCTAGCCTTTTTATGGCCGTATTTCTTCCTTTCTTTCTTTCTAGGATCCCTGGTTAAGTATCCCAAAGACTTCAAGTCCTGTTTGTTGGCTTCATCTTCTTTAACCAGAGCTCTAGATATCCCTAATCTGGTAGCTATGGCCTGACCCTGAACTCCGCCACCGCTCACTCTGATTATGATATCGTACTGGTCTTCCCCTTTTCCTGTTGTTTTGAAAGGAGCTAAGATCATATCCCTCTGAACTTGTATAGGAAAATACTCTTCAAAAGTTCTTCCATTGATATCGATCTTTCCTGTTCCTGGGCGCAATCTAACGCTAGAAACGGCTCTCTTTCTTCTTCCTGTGGCAACAGATTCTTGAATAGCACTAACCTTCGACACGATCTACTCCAATTTTATGCGCTTAGCACAACAGGTTTCTGAGCCTGAAATTCTTCATAATTTCCGCCCTTAATCACCCGAAGAGATTTAATTTGTTTATTACCAAGACGAGTCTTAGGAAGCATTCCCTTTACGGCATGCGTAATGATGTAGCCAGGATTTCTAGCTAGCATGTTCTCAAAAGGAACCTCTCTCATTCCACCTATATAGCCGGTGTAGTATTTGTAGGTCTTTTGAGCCTTCTTAGCTCCAGTAAGTCTAACCTTCTCTGCATTGATAACGATGACCCCATCCCCAGAAGAAACGTGTGGAGTAAAAGTGACCTTATGCTTTCCTCTTAAGATCTTAGCTATTTCAGAAGACAATCTTCCCAGAGTTTTATTTGAAGCGTCAATAACGAACCAAGATTTCTTCCCTGCATCGCAAGCTCTAAGCATGGTCGTTCTCGTTTCTTTTCTTCTTTCCATTTCTAACCCCTTGGTGATGTCGGGATTATAGGATCTAAGGAATTTTTTTCCAAATAAAAACCTCTTTATAAGCCCCTCAGATTGAGGATAAAATATTATTTTATAGGTTTTTAAGTTTTTTACGAAAAAGATCCATTTTTTAAAACGCACTGTCTAGAGCATTTCTCCACAAGACGGCTGTTATGGGTTACCAGTATGATTCCTTTCCCCTCTGTTGCTAGACCTAGTAGAAGATTATGAATACTCGAGGAAGTTTGGTCGTCAAGGTTGCCTGAGGGCTCATCTGCTAATAAGATCTTTGGATCATTAATTAGAGCTCTAGCTATAGCTACGCGCTGTTTTTCTCCCCCAGAAAGAAGAGCAGACTTTATTTTTAATTTATTCTTTAAACCAACCTTCTCAGCCAAAAATTCCGCTCTTTTTATAATGTCTGGGTTTCTTTTTGGGGTAATGCCAGCAATAATGGCAGGCATTAAAATATTTGTTTCTACGGTCTCATTTTCTAACAAATGGAAGTGCTGAAAAACAAACCCCAAATATTTATTTCTAATCAAAGGGTATTCTTTGGAAGAGAAAGCCTTGTCAAAAAATAAAAGTTCTCCTGAAGAAGGCATATCCAAGGTCCCTAGAATGTTTAATAAAGTCGTCTTTCCATTTCCTGACGACCCTGTAATAGCCAGAACTTCTCCTTCGTGCAGAGATAAGGATATCCCCTTGAGCACTTGATGAGGGGTGCCTTGGTTAATAAAAGTTTTATAAATATT
This is a stretch of genomic DNA from Chlamydiifrater phoenicopteri. It encodes these proteins:
- a CDS encoding C40 family peptidase gives rise to the protein MERFVVAASLFELFSHKEGLETQLVFGEVLDSSSPKPPMRPVYRALEQETVVKGEFIPYPGYHAFSRDFSEFSPFFLNLIPMEPTYRPNVVVKTLDARLLPWNIPLPYGTYLQCDFFGNVSLPFSKEIFDPSYRKILSKAYCSPKCVAPIPRKLDVHELLKDAYQMLGIPYLYGGRTAFSTTSRSMGIDCSGFVNLLFRAQGIFFPRNASDQHNYCTPVSSFNLLPVGGLIFLEEEGILNHVMIKSINNEIIHASLSVGCVNVIKEKKSFLVDGNRMLLLCKKQGKDIWKAYEAFYGVPKNNKKAEELV
- the rpsI gene encoding 30S ribosomal protein S9, which codes for MSKVSAIQESVATGRRKRAVSSVRLRPGTGKIDINGRTFEEYFPIQVQRDMILAPFKTTGKGEDQYDIIIRVSGGGVQGQAIATRLGISRALVKEDEANKQDLKSLGYLTRDPRKKERKKYGHKKARKSFQFSKR
- the rplM gene encoding 50S ribosomal protein L13 codes for the protein MERRKETRTTMLRACDAGKKSWFVIDASNKTLGRLSSEIAKILRGKHKVTFTPHVSSGDGVIVINAEKVRLTGAKKAQKTYKYYTGYIGGMREVPFENMLARNPGYIITHAVKGMLPKTRLGNKQIKSLRVIKGGNYEEFQAQKPVVLSA
- a CDS encoding ABC transporter ATP-binding protein, which gives rise to MPLLEAKNIYKTFINQGTPHQVLKGISLSLHEGEVLAITGSSGNGKTTLLNILGTLDMPSSGELLFFDKAFSSKEYPLIRNKYLGFVFQHFHLLENETVETNILMPAIIAGITPKRNPDIIKRAEFLAEKVGLKNKLKIKSALLSGGEKQRVAIARALINDPKILLADEPSGNLDDQTSSSIHNLLLGLATEGKGIILVTHNSRLVEKCSRQCVLKNGSFS